A genomic window from Ananas comosus cultivar F153 linkage group 22, ASM154086v1, whole genome shotgun sequence includes:
- the LOC109727033 gene encoding endoribonuclease Dicer homolog 4-like isoform X2: MGESSSSSSSSGAPTPVKDPRTIARKYQLELCKRAVEKNTIVYLGTGCGKTHIAVLLMYELGHLIRKPSKQVCVFLAPTVPLVRQQAMVIENSTDFKVRCYHGHSKNLKDHDDWNMEIELSEAQTRHPYAQIMKEFYKTNGMKVPRIFGMTASPIIGKGGSNQLTYTKCINSLESLLHAEVCTVDNLELESIIASPDLEVYSYGPIVHTSSSLIVTCSEKLEKLKVQCMSLLRENLCDFKDQQKKMKFLLGLHDNLLFCLQSVGLCGALQVSDI; this comes from the exons atgggcgagagctcgagctcgagctcgagctcAGGAGCTCCGACCCCCGTCAAGGATCCGCGGACGATCGCTAGGAA GTACCAGTTGGAGCTGTGCAAGAGGGCGGTGGAGAAGAACACGATCGTGTACCTGGGCACGGGGTGTGGGAAGACGCACATCGCGGTGCTGCTCATGTACGAGCTCGGGCACCTCATTCGCAAGCCGAGCAAGCAGGTCTGCGTCTTCCTCGCTCCCACCGTCCCCCTCGTTCGACAG CAAGCCATGGTAATTGAAAATTCCACTGATTTCAAAGTTCGGTGCTACCATGGGCACAGTAAGAATTTAAAGGACCATGATGATTGGAACATGGAGATTGAACTATCTGAG GCGCAGACGAGGCATCCATATGCACAAATAATGAAG GAATTTTATAAAACCAATGGCATGAAAGTTCCTCGTATATTTGGTATGACTGCATCACCTATCATTGGAAAAG GTGGGTCCAACCAATTGACTTACACAAAATGCATCAATAGTCTTGAGAGTTTGCTTCATGCTGAG GTCTGCACAGTTGATAATCTTGAACTTGAAAGTATAATTGCTTCTCCAGATCTTGAGGTCTACTCTTATGGCCCCATTGTTCATACTTCTTCGAGTCTTATTGTTACTTGCAGTGAGAAACTTGAGAAGCTGAAAGTCCAG TGCATGTCCCTGCTAAGGGAGAATTTATGTGATTTCAAggatcaacaaaagaaaatgaagtTTCTGTTGGGGTTGCACGACAATCTGTTGTTCTGTTTGCAAAGTGTTGGTCTTTGCGGGGCTCTTCAAGTGAGTGATATTTGA
- the LOC109726955 gene encoding probable receptor-like protein kinase At1g80640, protein MNPTSSSSSSPFLSLVIWVFFFFFFFFLQAPTNARELPPMSSPLHSPFPSPLPTLILPSSQSLPISASPSPATPPSTVMQIIVEKHHHYHKELMVATVLSSIAIFMIIISAFCAWILWRRTTQTADSKDIQSSDSTMGLALGPILNKLNSLKTSKKGFLAMVEYSTLESATNNFSESNVLGEGGFGCVYKASFDGGLLAAVKKLDHGGQECVREFENEVDLLGRIRHPNVVSLLGYCVHEGKRLLVYEFMQNGSLESQLHGASRGSHLSWHLRMKIALDTARGLEYLHEHCNPPVIHRDLKSSNILLDADYNARISDFGLAVNAVGPSKENVKLSGTVGYVAPEYLLDGKLTEKSDVYAFGVVLLELLVGRKPVEKTEPSLPQSIVTWAMPQLTDRSKLPNIVDPVIRNKMDLKHLYQVAAVAVLCVQPEPSYRPLITDVLHSLIPLVPTELGGTLRVVDSSPLNPKAL, encoded by the exons ATGAATccaacatcatcatcatcatcatctcccttCCTATCTCTTGTGATTtgggtcttcttcttcttcttcttcttcttcctacaAGCTCCCACCAATGCAAGAGAACTACCTCCCATGTCCTCTCCACTCCATTCTCCCTTCCCATCACCTCTACCCACTCTCATTCTCCCCTCCTCTCAAAGCCTACCCATCTCTGCATCTCCCTCACCTGCAACACCACCTTCTACAG TGATGCAGATCATTGTGGAAAAACACCACCATTACCACAAAGAACTAATGGTGGCAACAGTTCTATCTTCTATTGCCATTTTTATGATAATTATATCCGCGTTTTGCGCCTGGATCTTGTGGAGGAGAACTACTCAAACAGCTGATTCCAAAGACATCCAAAGCTCAG ATTCTACTATGGGATTAGCTTTAGGACCAATCTTGAACAAGTTGAATTCATTAAAGACGAGCAAGAAAGGATTTTTGGCAATGGTTGAGTACTCGACGTTGGAGTCGGCGACGAATAACTTCTCCGAGAGCAATGTGTTGGGTGAAGGGGGATTCGGGTGTGTGTACAAAGCTTCATTTGATGGGGGACTTCTCGCGGCCGTAAAGAAGTTGGATCATGGTGGGCAGGAGTGTGTGAGAGAATTTGAG AATGAAGTGGACTTACTCGGAAGAATTCGGCACCCGAACGTAGTTTCCCTTTTGGGCTATTGCGTTCACGAAGGAAAGCGGCTGCTCGTCTACGAATTCATGCAAAATGGATCTTTGGAATCACAACTGCACG GGGCGTCTCGTGGATCGCATTTAAGTTGGCACCTCCGCATGAAAATCGCACTCGATACCGCGAG AGGACTAGAATATCTTCATGAGCACTGCAATCCACCTGTGATTCATAGAGACCTAAAATCCTCTAACATACTTCTAGACGCCGACTATAATGCTAGG ATTTCAGATTTCGGGCTTGCGGTGAATGCTGTCGGTCCAAGCAAAGAAAATGTTAAACTTTCGGGCACGGTCGGTTATGTCGCTCCCGAGTATCTATTAGACG GTAAATTAACTGAGAAGAGCGATGTTTATGCTTTCGGAGTAGTTCTTCTCGAGCTACTGGTGGGAAGAAAACCAGTGGAAAAGACGGAACCGTCTTTGCCGCAATCTATTGTAACATGG GCCATGCCTCAGCTTACCGACAGATCAAAGCTTCCTAACATTGTCGACCCCGTGATCAGAAACAAAATGGATCTGAAACACTTATACCAG gTTGCAGCTGTAGCTGTGTTGTGCGTGCAACCGGAACCGAGTTATCGGCCATTAATAACCGATGTCCTTCATTCTCTCATTCCTCTGGTGCCCACTGAGCTTGGGGGGACACTTAGGGTCGTCGACTCATCGCCTTTGAACCCGAAAGCCTTATAA
- the LOC109727033 gene encoding endoribonuclease Dicer homolog 4-like isoform X1 has translation MGESSSSSSSSGAPTPVKDPRTIARKYQLELCKRAVEKNTIVYLGTGCGKTHIAVLLMYELGHLIRKPSKQVCVFLAPTVPLVRQQAMVIENSTDFKVRCYHGHSKNLKDHDDWNMEIELSEVLVMTPQILLHNLRHCFIRMDLIVLLIFDECHHAQAQTRHPYAQIMKEFYKTNGMKVPRIFGMTASPIIGKGGSNQLTYTKCINSLESLLHAEVCTVDNLELESIIASPDLEVYSYGPIVHTSSSLIVTCSEKLEKLKVQCMSLLRENLCDFKDQQKKMKFLLGLHDNLLFCLQSVGLCGALQVSDI, from the exons atgggcgagagctcgagctcgagctcgagctcAGGAGCTCCGACCCCCGTCAAGGATCCGCGGACGATCGCTAGGAA GTACCAGTTGGAGCTGTGCAAGAGGGCGGTGGAGAAGAACACGATCGTGTACCTGGGCACGGGGTGTGGGAAGACGCACATCGCGGTGCTGCTCATGTACGAGCTCGGGCACCTCATTCGCAAGCCGAGCAAGCAGGTCTGCGTCTTCCTCGCTCCCACCGTCCCCCTCGTTCGACAG CAAGCCATGGTAATTGAAAATTCCACTGATTTCAAAGTTCGGTGCTACCATGGGCACAGTAAGAATTTAAAGGACCATGATGATTGGAACATGGAGATTGAACTATCTGAG GTGCTTGTTATGACCCCACAAATATTGCTACATAATTTGAGGCATTGTTTTATCAGGATGGATTTGATTGTGCTTCTTATTTTTGACGAGTGTCATCATGCACAGGCGCAGACGAGGCATCCATATGCACAAATAATGAAG GAATTTTATAAAACCAATGGCATGAAAGTTCCTCGTATATTTGGTATGACTGCATCACCTATCATTGGAAAAG GTGGGTCCAACCAATTGACTTACACAAAATGCATCAATAGTCTTGAGAGTTTGCTTCATGCTGAG GTCTGCACAGTTGATAATCTTGAACTTGAAAGTATAATTGCTTCTCCAGATCTTGAGGTCTACTCTTATGGCCCCATTGTTCATACTTCTTCGAGTCTTATTGTTACTTGCAGTGAGAAACTTGAGAAGCTGAAAGTCCAG TGCATGTCCCTGCTAAGGGAGAATTTATGTGATTTCAAggatcaacaaaagaaaatgaagtTTCTGTTGGGGTTGCACGACAATCTGTTGTTCTGTTTGCAAAGTGTTGGTCTTTGCGGGGCTCTTCAAGTGAGTGATATTTGA